Proteins encoded by one window of Girardinichthys multiradiatus isolate DD_20200921_A chromosome 14, DD_fGirMul_XY1, whole genome shotgun sequence:
- the plod3 gene encoding multifunctional procollagen lysine hydroxylase and glycosyltransferase LH3: MASCRLLWLAAVCFLSSAWAEHRKLSPENLLVLTAATEETDGFRRFMRTATQFNYTVKVLGLGQEWKGGDVARTVGGGQKVRWLKKELLKHSEKKELVVMFVDSYDVIFASGPEELLSKFSDLGHRVVFSAEGFCWPDQRLATKYPEVHSGKRYLNSGGFMGFAPDLSTIIQQWKFKDNDDDQLFYTRIYLDQNQRTKFNMTLDHRSRIFQNLNGAIDEVVLKFERAKVRVRNVAYDTLPVIIHGNGPTKLQLNYLGNYVPTAWTYEQGCGTCDDDLLLFNDVPDEELPLVHVAVFIEHPTPFMEEFLERLTTLNYPKTRIRLFIHNNVVYHERHIQQFWERHRALFPDTVMVGPEEDLQEGKARTMAIEACQKNPECDYYFSIDSDVGLTNPDTLTILMEENKPVIAPMLSRHGKLWSNFWGALSPEGFYSRSEDYIEIVQGKRIGLWNVPYITQVYLIKGSVLRSKLSQVSLFVDEEMDPDMVFCRSIRDQGIFMFVSNRYEFGRLVASSNFNTSRLHPDMWQIFDNPVDWREKYIHQNYSKIFEKETKVVEQPCPDVYWFPAFSDKMCDQLVETMEDNGQWSGGSHKDERLAGGYENVPTVDIHMNQIGFEKEWLKFLKDYIAPVTEKLYPGYYPKAHSIMNFVVRYRPDEQPSLRPHHDSSTFTINIALNRKDVDYQGGGCRFLRYDCKVESPRKGWSFMHPGRLTHYHEGLPTTKGTRYIMVSFVDP; this comes from the exons ATGGCCTCCTGTCGGCTTCTCTGGCTCGCTGCTGTCTGCTTCCTCAGCTCCGCCTGGGCCGAACATCGGAAGCTCTCTCCAG AGAACCTGCTGGTCCTCACTGCAGCTACAGAGGAGACGGACGGCTTCAGGCGCTTCATGAGGACGGCCACACAGTTCAACTACACGGTGAAG GTGCTGGGTCTGGGGCAGGAGTGGAAGGGTGGAGACGTGGCTCGGACGGTGGGAGGAGGTCAGAAGGTCAGGTGGTTGAAGAAGGAGCTGCTGAAACACTCTGAGAAGAAGGAGCTGGTCGTCATGTTTGTGGACAG CTACGACGTGATCTTTGCTTCAGGTCCAGAGGAGCTGCTCTCCAAGTTCTCCGATTTGGGTCACAGAGTGGTCTTCTCAGCAGAGGGGTTCTGCTGGCCCGACCAGCGCCTGGCCACCAAATACCCTGAGGTGCATTCTGGGAAGCGTTACCTGAATTCCGGAG GATTTATGGGCTTCGCCCCGGACCTCAGCACCATCATCCAGCAGTGGAAGTTCAAAGACAACGATGACGACCAGCTGTTCTACACCAGGATCTACCTGGACCAGAACCAGAGA ACCAAGTTCAACATGACTCTGGATCATCGCTCCAGAATCTTCCAGAACCTAAACGGAGCCATTG ATGAGGTCGTCCTGAAGTTTGAGAGGGCAAAGGTCAGAGTGAGAAACGTCGCCTACGACACGCTTCCTGTCATCATCCATGGCAACGGACCCACCAAG CTGCAGCTCAACTACCTGGGGAACTACGTCCCCACAGCCTGGACCTACGAGCAGGGCTGTGGGACCTGTGATGATGACCTGCTGCTCTTCAACGACGTTCCT gatGAAGAGCTGCCGCTGGTCCATGTCGCTGTTTTCATTGAACATCCAACTCCTTTCATGGAGGAGTTCCTGGAGAGGCTGACCACTCTGAACTATCCCAAAACCCGAATCCGCCTCTTCATCCACAACAAC GTGGTGTACCACGAGCGCCACATCCAGCAGTTCTGGGAGCGCCACAGGGCTCTGTTCCCGGACACCGTGATGGTTGGACCTGAGGAGGACCTGCAGGAGGGCAAGGCCAGGACTATGGCGAT TGAGGCGTGTCAGAAGAACCCAGAGTGCGATTATTACTTCAGCATCGATTCAGATGTGGGTCTGACCAATCCTGACACTCTGACGATCCTGATGGAGGAGAACAA GCCCGTGATTGCCCCCATGCTGTCCAGACATGGCAAGCTGTGGAGTAACTTCTGGGGCGCTCTGAGTCCTGAGGGGTTCTACTCCAGATCTGAGGACTACATCGAGATCGTTCAGGGGAAGAGGAT AGGTCTGTGGAACGTGCCTTACATCACTCAGGTGTACCTGATCAAAGGCAGCGTCCTGAGGTCCAAACTGTCCCAGGTCAGCCTGTTTGTAGACGAGGAGATGGACCCGGACATGGTGTTCTGCAGGAGCATCAGAGACCAG GGCATCTTCATGTTCGTCTCCAACCGATATGAATTCGGCCGCCTCGTGGCGTCCTCCAACTTCAACACATCCAGACTGCACCCAGATATGTGGCAGATCTTCGACAACCCTGTG GACTGGAGGGAGAAGTACATCCACCAGAACTACTCCAAGATCTTTGAGAAAGAAACCAAGGTGGTGGAGCAG CCCTGTCCTGATGTCTACTGGTTCCCAGCCTTCTCTGATAAGATGTGTGACCAGCTGGTGGAGACCATGGAGGACAACGGCCAGTGGTCCGGAGGATCCCACAAG GACGAGCGTTTAGCTGGCGGGTACGAAAACGTCCCGACTGTGGACATTCACATGAACCAGATCGGCTTTGAGAAGGAGTGGCTGAAGTTCCTCAAAGACTACATCGCTCCCGTCACAGAGAAGCTCTACCCTGGATACTATCCCAAG GCACACTCCATTATGAACTTTGTGGTCCGTTACCGTCCAGATGAGCAGCCGTCACTGCGACCTCATCACGATTCCTCCACCTTCACCATTAACATCGCCCTGAACAGAAAGGATGTCGACTACCAG GGTGGAGGCTGCAGGTTCCTGCGCTACGACTGCAAGGTGGAGTCTCCTCGGAAGGGCTGGTCCTTCATGCACCCCGGCCGCCTCACTCACTACCACGAGGGTCTGCCCACCACCAAAGGGACCAGATACATCATGGTGTCCTTCGTGGACCCCTGA